In Oryza sativa Japonica Group chromosome 2, ASM3414082v1, the following are encoded in one genomic region:
- the LOC4329544 gene encoding zinc finger A20 and AN1 domain-containing stress-associated protein 5 has protein sequence MAEEQRWQEGCHRLCANNCGFFGSPATLDLCSKCYRDRQGRESTAPVVVAAAASACPATHPSSPSSSSCPAFLPSSTAAEAGVVVAAVAKASRCASCRKRVGLTGFACRCGGTFCGAHRYPERHACGFDFKAAGRDAIARANPLIKGDKLKDKI, from the coding sequence ATGGCTGAGGAGCAGAGGTGGCAGGAGGGCTGCCACCGCCTGTGCGCCAACAACTGCGGCTTCTTCGGTAGCCCCGCCACGCTCGACCTCTGCTCCAAGTGCTACCGCGACCGCCAAGGCCGGGAGAGTACTGcacccgtcgtcgtcgccgccgcagcctcggCCTGCCCGGCTACTCATCCTTCCTCGCCATCCTCGTCGTCTTGTCCGGCGTTCTTGCCTTCCTCCACTGCCGCCGAggctggcgtcgtcgtcgcggcggtggcgaaggcgaGCAGGTGCGCGAGCTGTAGGAAGCGGGTGGGGCTTACGGGGTTCGCGTGCCGGTGCGGCGGCACGTTCTGCGGCGCACACCGGTACCCGGAGCGGCACGCGTGCGGCTTCGACTTCAAGGCCGCCGGCCGCGACGCCATCGCGCGCGCCAACCCGCTCATCAAGGGCGACAAGCTCAAGGACAAGATCTGA